GTAGGATTTCATCAGATTCATCTTAGTTGAGAGCTGGAAGGGGCTTGAGAATCACTCCATTTatacaggaggaaactgagatgaAGTGACCACTCTACATTTGCTTAAACGAATATAGCTAAGGAAAGAGTTACTTCTTTGATAATGGATGTAGCTGATTTATTTGGAGTTGAGGCAGAAAGTGAAAGTCCACCCCCTAATCCCAGAGGTTTCTCAAAGCTGTCTCCATGAGTGAGGATGATAAATGAGATCAGTACAGCAGAAAGATAGGACAACAGGGTTTAGTGGGTTTGTTCTAGcttcttattttcacttttccttccATCCAATAAGCTTCTCAACATTCAAATGtggcagaaataagaaaaaaaaaggaggggtggTTAATATGGCTACATTTTCTGACTGTAAtaggttattttttcctttttctggtttttgtaGGTTTTCCAGTGAATAACAGCAGCAGTGCTAATGCtcagaattttagttttaaacCAAGCTCTGGAtttgcctctgccccttctggaAGTCCTCCTGTGTTCGGGAATACTCCAGCATTTGGAGCTGCATCCTCTGCCAGTTCTGCCATCACTACTTCTGTTCCAACATTTGGATTTGGGAAACCTGCAGTCACAtctgctgcttcattttcttttaaaagtcctGCAGCTTCTGGTTTTGGATCACCTGGATTTTCAGGATTTCCAGCTTCCATGGCAGCAGGCTCTTTTGGAGCTCCAGGGGCCCCAGCCTTTGGAAGTGGCACTTCTGTGGCTGGTTTTGGTAGTCTAGGCTCACATTCTCACACTGCTTTTTCCAAGTCATCTAGTGACATCTTTGGAAATAGTAGCATATCCACCTCTCTCCCAGTCTCAAATGGCAGCACCACAACAGATAATGAATTATTCACACCCAGGGATCAATTAACAGCAGAAGAACTAGAACAATTTCAGTCCAAGAAATTTACTCTGGGAAAAATTCCTTTAAAGCCACCACCTGCAGaacttctaaatatttgaaaggacaattttaaatacagaaaagaacagctcttaaaattgttttgagtGGTTTGTATAAAATTGCTTTGAGTAGTTCAAATgtatacgtatgtatgtatatatgtacatatatacttatAAGGAATATAAGCTTTCATTAATAACTTTAGGGGTCTtgaaattcaatatttttttctaagtaaagcataaaaaatactctgcaagaggtttttttttttactttaattatgaatggaagtgaaaaaaacTGTCAGTGTGCACTGAATAAAGTGCTTTTCTCATCTATATAACTTTACTCTCTTACCCTTTAAAGGTTtacctttaaacattttttttttttttaggaaggagATCATTTCTAAAgccattaggggaaaaaatgcttAAGTATTTAGCTTACTTACCAAATAAACATCAGTAGCATGACTATCCTTCATGTTAAAGAAAATTCTGTTAGAGATAAcagtttttaaacttctttttatttttcagaccTACAAAAGGCATTTTCCTCTCATAATTTTGTTACCCTCCAATTTTGACTCTCTCATGGACCACCATTT
This genomic window from Halichoerus grypus chromosome 12, mHalGry1.hap1.1, whole genome shotgun sequence contains:
- the NUP42 gene encoding nucleoporin NUP42 isoform X2, with the translated sequence MRCVITDVDGIPPAKDIPALSSHPASPNQHHGGAAEIKKSHLSVPSILELQLAGTEGLDCPRIHLLHPALMGRKMIRNFCFTDISPEELRLEYHNFLTSNNLQSYLNSLQQLINQWRNRINELKSLNTSTNIALLSDVKDGVNQAAPAFGFGSTQAVTFGSPGFPVNNSSSANAQNFSFKPSSGFASAPSGSPPVFGNTPAFGAASSASSAITTSVPTFGFGKPAVTSAASFSFKSPAASGFGSPGFSGFPASMAAGSFGAPGAPAFGSGTSVAGFGSLGSHSHTAFSKSSSDIFGNSSISTSLPVSNGSTTTDNELFTPRDQLTAEELEQFQSKKFTLGKIPLKPPPAELLNI
- the NUP42 gene encoding nucleoporin NUP42 isoform X3 — protein: MEIWESSGQWMFSVYSPMKKKPNISGFTDISPEELRLEYHNFLTSNNLQSYLNSLQQLINQWRNRINELKSLNTSTNIALLSDVKDGVNQAAPAFGFGSTQAVTFGSPGFPVNNSSSANAQNFSFKPSSGFASAPSGSPPVFGNTPAFGAASSASSAITTSVPTFGFGKPAVTSAASFSFKSPAASGFGSPGFSGFPASMAAGSFGAPGAPAFGSGTSVAGFGSLGSHSHTAFSKSSSDIFGNSSISTSLPVSNGSTTTDNELFTPRDQLTAEELEQFQSKKFTLGKIPLKPPPAELLNI
- the NUP42 gene encoding nucleoporin NUP42 isoform X4, translating into MGRKMIRNFCFTDISPEELRLEYHNFLTSNNLQSYLNSLQQLINQWRNRINELKSLNTSTNIALLSDVKDGVNQAAPAFGFGSTQAVTFGSPGFPVNNSSSANAQNFSFKPSSGFASAPSGSPPVFGNTPAFGAASSASSAITTSVPTFGFGKPAVTSAASFSFKSPAASGFGSPGFSGFPASMAAGSFGAPGAPAFGSGTSVAGFGSLGSHSHTAFSKSSSDIFGNSSISTSLPVSNGSTTTDNELFTPRDQLTAEELEQFQSKKFTLGKIPLKPPPAELLNI